ATTGTCTCACAGTGCTACCCTACAGGTTTACATTCAACATGTTACAGCTGACCCTGCACTGCAAAGTCCTCTACAAACAGGAATCAATTTGTCGGAGTGTCAGATGTGCTATTTAGTGTGAAAGCTGAATTCATCTGTGTGTGAATTCAAtcaaaatttgagtttttttttaacacagcagGAAGAACATCTGCTGGTGGCCATTAaatcatgtatttttgtaacagaactgaataaaacaattcaaacaCACTTGATTGCATGGGCCCCAGCTCGATTTGGACTGCATTTACTACAGTGTATAGACACATGCTCATTGCCATAAGTGCACTTCTAGGACAGCGActggcacaaaacaaacaatggaGGCGCCAACTCTGTCGCAAGATTTTCCGCTGCTTTGTGCATAGAAAGATGTTTTTCTAATGGAGAGAACGGATGACTGAAGAGCCAAATCACTTTTATCAATTACTTTAAAGTTAAGTGCACAACATCAGTATTGGCAGTGAAAAAGTGGTATTGTTGCACCACAGCAACAAAACCCTTGTTTTGCATACAAACAGCAACATAGGAAACATCTGTTTTGGACATAAGGCATGTTATGAACCATTGAAACTGTATGGTATGGCTACCACAGAGGCCAGGAGCTGAGGTGAGGGTACAGACATAATGTTGGGTTGAATCAGtgtaaaaaatacatgtctgaCTCATAGAGTCATTTTGCATGATACCTGCCACTCGAGCAGAATGGCAGATATGTTTTATGGAGAGATGCTCTAGCTAAGCAGACATATTAACACGTCAGCAGAGAGACACTTGTCTCTTGCTTGCAGGTTCCCATTGGAACCACATTAATAGATCAATAGCGAACCAGTTTTTAACATCTACTTGCTGGGCCAACACgtttaaatgatcaaaaattATGACATTGTAGTTCTAACCGGTAAAATGAGCAAATGGAGTTAGCTCTGCCCATTTTCTTGAATGGCATCTGTTTATCTGAGATCTGAATAGACCTGTTAAGCAAACAGTAATTAAGCATGTATCAcattatatatatctatatatatctatatctatatctatatatctatatctatatagatatatagatatatatctatatatatgtataaaaactGTGTAAGTCCATTAAAACCACTTCTCTGAGGTATACTGATATGAAGAACATCTTTGGTTCACAGTAAATACATTGACACAAATGACTGCCTTGCTCTGTGCGATGCTTTTAAGAATATGGctctaaaataaattcattcaggTAGTGAATAGTAAAAAAGAAGTTGGAGATTTTTCAGAGACCACTGTTAAGATCGAAGAGTGTGTGCTGTTCCAAAAACTGACCCTAGTACCTGATAGCAGTTCATCAGAATAGAGAGTGAGACAGGTCCTGAAGGAAAAGAAACGACCCTTGACAGGTCGCACCGCTGCTCTCCTTTGCCACACCTGATTGGCTGGGGAAAATCCTCTGGGACGGCGTCGCTGAGTGTAATCAGGTCATATGAGCCTCAATGAGGTCTGTGATTGGTTCCTTGGGCTTATCGGTCAGTGGCAGGGTAAGATCGAAGGAGGGAGACGATTTGCCGGGGGGGAGGAAGTCCTCGTCAGGGCTGCACAGGCGACGGAAGCGCTGCAGGGTCACCGGGTCAAAGTTAGTCAGTGTTTCATGGAGCATCGCTTTACTTCAGAGCACTGAACTCATTCAAGCATTACAGCTGATCGATTCACTCAGCTGATAGCGTCAGTGGCTCATTGGCAATCAGCCTATTGGCCAAGACGACTAGTTATCCAAATACATTCATTCCAGCGGTCAACACTGTCGTTATAATCTCTCAGTTTCTGACATTCTGCTGATTTCATTCCATGCCAGTCTTGCAACTCCCTTTCATCATGTTGCCAAGCTATGATTTTACCATGACCACTGCTAAATTTCTGTACAGCACTTTTGTCAactttggttgtttttaaatgcgctttataaataaatttgatacTTTGACTGTTATGTTTCAATGTGTGGGGGCCAATACTGCTCCCAGCGGAATTGCTATTGCTCAATAAATGGTTAATTCCTTCAAATAAGTCtaaaaaacaactaaagcatTTTCAATGCTACATTCAGCACTGGGCAAAGACCCCACGTTAGCCTTGAACTTACACCTCTGTTAACTCTGTGGGCTTACAGTCGTTTCACACTTACAACTTAAAATATGGGATGGCCCCACCCTTATCCCAGGGCTTAGTAGGCCTTATTCCAGACCAGCTTTTCGAGGGTATCCCCAAAAAGTCAAGGTTAAGGTCTGCAGAGTGAATCAAGTTCAGTATGAAAGCAATGAAAGGTTGTTGTTTAATCAAAACTGTGCTAAAAATGTTAGGAAACACAAGTGTGAAAGGGGCTTAAATGTCCTTGCCCATCTGAACAAGTCTTTGATTCTAGTAGTGAGTCTtacaaatcttatttttcttgaaGCAGGCGTCACTTTCTTGATCCCGCGGCCTTACTTTAcctttgtttcaaaatattgacatttttaaGACTTAACACTAGATCCAATGCTAATAATGTGGACAGCTGGTTTACAGCGTCCAAGACactattttgatttttcttccctttagaagcatatgtgcatgtatgagtaAACCCGATCCATCCATGAAGTTAGTTTTCCAACATCTTTAGTaccataaatgtattttttgaagTGCTACTAGAATGATGAACTGGGGTGTGTGTTCTCTAACCTGCAGAAGGGTCCCTGGGGTGGTGGCTAGGGCGTAGATGGCCCAGATGGGAAGCAGGGAGACGGAGGAGAGGGTGAGCACCCATCCCAGGGTGGTGGCCCAGCCTGGAGCAATCAGGCCTTTCCCCAGGCTCAGTGGAGACCAACACACCAGCGAAAACACAAAAGTACCCTGCAAGGACAACAAGACACAGGCCCATGAGTTTCAAACAGGCCTGGGCAATGACTGAAAATGCAGATCCCATATCAGTTTAAACTTAATCACAGTAAATCGGTTATCAGTTTTCAAGTTTTCAGTTTCTGAACTTGTCAACATGGAAAAGGtcctgaaacagcatttaccCCACGAGAAAATAAAACCCTCCACTGAATTCAAGACTGTTGTAGCAGTCTTGTTGGGCAAGATGACCCTATTGTAGAGTGCTGAAAACTCTGAACATTTACAAAACACATTACTGTATGAAGAAAATATGCAGATATCAATCTCAAAATAATTTCTGATAGTTATCATGATATTAATAGTCGGCAAAATGATCAAACATTGTCTCTCCAAGCAAAATCAAAGACAGTGTAAAGAAAAAAGGGATTCTTGAGGCCGCAAACACACTGATAGATTTTGGTTGTAAAACGGCAACTATCTGTGTccacacatgcattttaaacattaaatggTGTAAGCTATGCTACAAATAAGAAGATGAAAGCATTATCCATCACCAGAGGAAGTCATTGGTAATGGGACAGACGTATCCACATAAAAGGATGAAATCACAAAAGGTATTGTTTTGGCTTGTCATGCTCTGTCAAAGCTATGTCTGCATGAATGTATTAAAACACCTCTGTACTGGCTCGTCCACATTATAACACATCCCTGGCGTTTTCACAGTGATACGTTGTTGGCTGCAAATCCAAAAGTCTGCGTTTTTGCGGCTCAAATATGCTGGACCAGTGTGGACGCTAAGCACAAACGTAGCAAATGTTCTGCATCTTACAGCTAAAACATATCAGTGTGGCTGTGGcctgagagaggcagacagacagagagagaaagttacACAAGAGAGAATGTATGAAAGGTAAACGAGGGTGATAAactgagagacaaacagagggagaaatttGTATGGAATCATAAATATGCCCTTTTGCACGATGTATGGTATTTCACAGCAACCAGACACCAAACAGTGTCAAAGAGTGTCAGAGCGTCAAGCCGTGTCAAAGCAGGTCGGCAGTAAAGGGTCACTCACAGTGCACACAGCTGGGGTCAGGTATTTCCAGCACAGCTTGAAGACAGGCAGTGGGTTGTAGCCAATCATATCCCTGATGTTGGCGCTGAATCGCTCCGGACCTGTGGGCACAAGAGGCACGACTACGTTTCGTGtgggtttggttttggtttagtttgatTTGCTTTGGTTTATGACTGCCTTGTTATTTTTGGTTGTAGTATTGACCACCTTTGGTTagaataacattttatttccagTATTCACCACTTTATAGAGGAAAATATGAGGGATTTGAGTCCCTACGGTAGTTTCAGTAGTATTAACAACAATAGAGGCAATAATGGTATTTGGTAGTAGTATTGATtttcagccacagagcagcagcattagtattagtaataatTGTAGTGGTAACAGTAATAAGAATAGTAGTAAAGTCtttagtggtagcagtagtaatgGTCGCACTAGTTGTTACAGTCTGTAATTGCTGTATTTTAGACGCATGTTGGATTACTTGGCTTCCTGAATGACTAGGTGCCCTCAGAAACTCAATccatgctggttttgctgaCCTGATATGACGAATACAGCTAAATCATCATGAAATTGTCATTGGCTTACCATCACAAtgctcacagaaacacaaagattGTTTCAAGAGCTATTTATGGttaatttattgttgttttcccaGCTACAGTCACACaattcacataaaaacattatatagcACACCGTGAtcctgtgagtgagtgagtgtcaCTTAAAGCTCAGAGAgactttgcattttaaaaacacaagtagTTACAGCGTCTGAACTATTGCCAGATTGTGAGCAAAGGGCGCAGCATGGCTCACAGCTTCAGTCGTAATCTACGGTGAAATTTTGCTGCCAATAATCGAGggcagaggagtgtgaggaTATGCGAGACAAGTTTTAAAACGTTTGAATCCAACGGTCATAAAAAGGGAAGAAGCTCTGCTGGAGTCCTGACCGCTGCCTTACTCAGTCCACTAAATTAAAGCTCCGCTCCTCATTTCTACACTGATCCGCTCTGAGAGTCATAAAAGTAGTTTTCCTTAATACTCcatatgcacagacacaaacacacacacacacactctccctggTATTGTGCAGCCCTGAACATTTTACCATTATTTTCACCTTGAAGTTGTATAGCAAAGCCACTGATCACACTAGCTTGTGTCTGAGTCATGATAGCTAAAGCTGCTCTACTCATGCTAAGCAATGCAGCTGGATGCTCTCAAtattttctcaactccttttcgtttttttttgttttttttttacaagcacaGCTCCAGGAATAAAGCTGATAAGTCACTGAACTAAGTATTCCAGGACTTCTTAACCTTCTTCATAATGGGATCTGCAGCGAGTGGCTCATTAAAATATAACAGCACTCTTGTGATACCGTTTTTATCATGGCACTAAATGAAATGCTCAGCTCTACCCTCAGATGAATTACATTTTCAAGTAATTCTTTGTTTTGTcaacaatcagaatcagatgtACGGGGTTTACCGGTGTACACAACATCGTCTTTCAAATGCTTTCTTTAAGTCGTCTAAGGCGCTTATTGTGTGTTGTCCTATATGACACAGTCCACCTATCttgcacataaacaaaccaCGAGAAGTATTTGCCAATACTATACAGGCCGAGGTCTGGCCGGGATAGGGGCTCCCTGGGGTCGCCTGGCTGAGACTGTGAGGCGACAGGGCCCGGGGCTGATTTAGGGCCAGGGGGAGACAGGCGGGGCCTGGCTAACAGCCAGTCTCTATACAATGGTGGGTAGCTATAGACACCCTAATATACTGTCAACCGGCTCTAACTGGAATGCAGCGGACTGCATGGATCAAACCTGAGGAACTGCATTTGTTGGGGGAGTGATAAAAGTAATTCAAATGAATTTAtggcacttttattttgtacattttcctGATGTATAATGTTTCCCACAATACCCACagacaacacacatacatgtgtaaGTACGTTTATGTCCTGCATACTTGTGTGTAagtagctacacacacacacacaaaagtatcTTTCAAACCTTAGATTTTGAGAGCAACATAACTAAGCCTCAACAGAAGAGCaggtgaagagaagagaagagaagagaagagaagagaagagaagagaagagaagagaagagaagaggattCGAACCGTAGACCCAGCCGATGGCCAGAGACTGGCAGATGGAGAGGAGCAACAGACTGGCTCCGCTGCAGGAGAAATGATCATATATCTGGAACACATACAGACcaccctggagagagagggagagagagagagagagacatgtagagacagaaagacacacacacacacacacacacacacaatggggGAAAGAATTTTATGATTCCATATCTTAAAAACCAAACAGACTATTGGAACACACTCATTTCTCCCCCATCCCAATCCAGCTCTAACCACACTCCACTCACAGGCCAAGAAACACAcaacctaacacacacacacacacacacacacacacacacacacacacacacagaatctaTCGTGGACGGAGCGTGACCTACCGGCGTGACCATGACCAGTCCTACCAGGAAGCAGACGATGcagatgaacagcagcagcagttctcTGCGCCGGCCTCGTCTGATCAGATGGGGGTACAGGTCAGTCACTGACGTCATCAGCGCCTCCAGACTCACAAACTGGACAGCAGAAGGACAcgcaggaatgtgtgtgtgtgtgtgtgtatgtggctctTTCACCTGCTGCGTGTCTATCTGTGCATGTGGTAATATAATAACTGGCATAACATATCAGGGTATTCAGAGGAATCTGTCAGcattggtgtgtatgtgtgtgtgtgtgtgtgtgtgtgtgtgtgtttgtgtggttgtgtgcagGTCAAAGGGAGCTTGTACTGCGTCATTGTCTGACGTCATCTGTCAAAACCACGTCAAATTATCAAAGTGGGTTTTTGTGTAATAAATGTTGATTACGTGACTAAAAACGTAATGAATGAACATCTTTAAAAGTAATCTATCaaagttattttgtgtgtatgtgtgtgtgtgtgtgttaatgcctGACCTGCGTGTCCAAACCAAGCATGATGATCATGAGGAAGAAGCAGACAGCCCAGAGTTGAGGTAAAGGCATCATGGCTACAGCCCTGGGGTAGGCGATGAAGGCGAGACCGGGCCCTGAGAGGAACACACAACCACAGGagaaacacaataaatataatTCAATAAATTCAGTAAAACATACGATACACAagagaggacaggacagaaaaataatgacGACACACAACAATACAGCAGGGCAGGCCAGCAAAGTGATTtaacacaacacaagacaagTGTGACGGATGtgacacagcaggacacaatATGGAATAACACAACACGacttatttttagtttattttttatcagttttattaGGGGCTGGGCGTTTCCCTTTACCATGTCAAGGTTAGCTAGGTTGGCCTTCTCGGCAAAGCTTTTCAACTGGACTTTTAGATTAGTGGGATTTTTCCCCTTGAGAAATATTCCACATATTTTATCACCTTCCCTCCACAAGGCAACGTGCTCTTGTCTGAGACACAGTCATATTTAATATAATCCCAAATGGGACACTTTCCTATGACTCTTGCCGCCACGATGCCAGGCGTGGACAGATTGGCAACACGGACGCGCGAGGTGCTTGCGTGTGCAGCCGCGCCGACAGAAGGATATTAGCCATCTGCTGGCGCAAAACTGGCACGGCTAAAAAAAATTGGAGGATGGATTTCATATCCACCCCAAATACTAGGTTTATGTATGCAATAAAACTGAGacgaaagaaaaaaactaaagctTTCTGTATAATTTTAGTTAattttaattagttttgtaaatgcacaatacagtttcagttgttttgtttttttttgcttcagttaatgaaaatgttttttcacacctagttttcgTTCTTCCATTAGTTTTCGTGAACGTGAACGAGACGATACATGAGTTTATGTAACTGAGCACCCACAGTATTTTAACACTAATATTAGATATAAATTATTAACATATGGTAGAGTTTACACTGCAGAATTGAAAAGGAGTTTGATCTTGAGTTTGATTTAAGTATCTCTTAAGTTGCCTCTCTTACACTTATATTACTTGAACCAGATGACGTTAAAGAGGTCTGTCTGCATGACTTTAGTATCACTGTGACcttctttgttgttttgcctCATGCACTCTTCCTAAACAAATCATCTTCACGTCAACTGAGGAAAATGTTGTTTGCATGTGTCACCTGACTGGGCCACCTCTGATATGTCGACGCCCTGCTCGTGGGCCATGAAGCCCAGGACGGAGAAAATGGCAAACCCTGCAAGGAAACTGGTGCTGCTATTCAGGAGGCACAGCAGGTAGCAGTCCctgggaggacacacacacacacacacaaaaacacacagcacaattATTTCGCCATTATGGCAGGACGCAGCTTGAAAGAATGCAGGTGGAATTAGTGGAAACAATTTAAGCTATGCAACACAAAATGAGCCAAAACCATCTCGATGCATTACTTCCTTTGGAGAACCTGGCCATAATTCAATACATTTTAGAGCCAACAGAATACGATGAGGTTTTGATAAGATGCCTAGTCTCAGTACTGTCTGGCTCTGGCCTGCTGTGCAGAAGACAAGGGGTAATTTCTgggctctctctgtgtttgtctgtgtctatgTGAGAGGGTGTGTGAGTCCTAGAGTGTGGGAAACATGGTGAGAGGGCTTTTCTTTAAGGTGGGGCCgtatcagtgtgttttctctgtcaaTTCCAGCCATTCCTTCTGGAAGCTATCTGACCAGTGGGAGCTTTCGTCCGCTTCAACGACAATGGCTTGTCTGGAGTGGAGGGTCAGGAAAAGCTTTATGCAGTTAAATTTGctttggtgtgagtgtgtgtgtgtgtgtgtgtgtgtgtgtgtgtgtgtgtgaccaagTGCCTACTTATGGCAATCATTGTTGAATTTGTTGTAGCTGCCCAAGGCCGTCAGGCTCCCCAGACAGATTCCATAAGAGAAAAAGATCTGAGTGCCTGCATCCATCCATacctacagagagagaaagagagggggagagggagggaatttcttttttttttttttttacaacttcattttttattggtttctatttcttttctttttcttttctttctttctttttttttttttttttttttacaaaaaccGACCATACAAAACAAGGGATAACAGACAGAGTCATCATAGGTAAGGTGAAATGCTTGACATCAGGTGTAACAGGAAACTGTGGGAGGGGAGAAAAGCTGGTTTAAAATGCAGTATCCAGATCAGGGAGTCCTTTATGTCTATGACTGTCCTTCAAGATCGTAAAGGTCCGTAACGGTCCATGGTTTTAATTAGTGCAAAGCTAGGGTATTCCAAAAGGAGGAGGGGTTTTCCATTTATTCCCAACCATTGTGGTCCATTGTGTCGGCCTTAAATTACataaggaaataaaacaaagttcTCCAGATGAGAACTTTTCTGTAAATAAGGAAtcacttcagattcagataatatttcaagtttttcacattttctagTGGCATGTCTCAAGGAAAAAGTGAGTCGTTCCATATTATGAATTTCCTGAATTGTTTCTATCCACTCAAAGATTGTTGGAGACACATGACAGAATTTAAGTATAAAGTGCAAAATGAGACCAAGAATACAAGGGATGACTAAGGACGAGAGTTTGGTGGCAAAtgtagaaaagagagaggagggctgagcacaggagagaggagaggaggggagtggGTCAGTCGGAGCGAGCAGCAGGGTGCCAGCATCACAGCGTGAGGCTAACAGAACAGAGTGTCCTGCATTTAACTTCCTGTCTGTAGTTGGGGGCCGCTCACCGTCTTCTGCTTTAGTGGATGGGACTTGGGGTTAAAGGTGAATCAGATACTGCCAAGCTGTCTGTCGTGATGATATGTGGCTCTCAGAAAATTTACTCAAACCCAGTCTGACACTAATCCTCGACTGAGAGCAGTATGCAGACATACTGCTCTCAGTCAAATTAgcctttgcatttgttttaatcGCATTAGAGCAGCACTGGATGTGTGTTGTTTGCTTCAGACCATAGGAGTGCTTAAACATTTGCACAAGTGCAGGAACAGTACTTGAGAGTTAATTTGTGATTGACAACTTTCCTGACGCCATCTGAATGTGCCGATGTGggcaaaccccacccatctggaaTTACAGGaatgttaaaacaaacactgggaattatttgcaaatagCATTTGATCCACGGCTGAGAGGAGGAACTGGAGCACTCACCCTGCCCTCACTTCCACACACGTCACCACAAAGTACAAAGAGTCTCCTCTCTCTGATATTAACTTAATTCACAAAGCCTGGCACTTTTGTAACTTTGCCTTTCTCTGTCATTATCAGTATGCAGATGGAGTTATGATAATAGAGTATCAACCAGTTGGTGCAGTTGCATGGGCTTTATGTGTAAACTTAATATGTATGTAAATTTTGCATGGATTTTCATACTTTTAATACAAGTAgagcaaacatttattttgcacaccCATTTGTGGATCAAATATAAAACTTATGAAACTATGTGCACAAACATGTGTACTCAAACTAAACAAAAGGAGGACACATGGTTTAAGTAAGACCATCTCATGCCCTCAGTGTAGGAATTTATGACCTTGAAggctttttcctcctcctgtggccGTTTCTACACTCCGTAACAGCTACAGGtaaaatttatgtttttgtaatgattcatcgagaaaaaaaacaaaaaaaaaccatcttTGATTCTGGTCTGTGGCACATCAGTCATGGCGTCCTCTATAAATTATGTAAAGTATACAACAGGTACAACAACTTTTTTCAAACCTGGTGGTCtaccagttgttttttttttaaactacgaAGTAATTAACGCTCTAGGAGGAGTCCAGGAGTCCTTGCCAAGGTCTGACTGCGTGCTCACCAGTGGCTGCTAACAGGGAAACCCACCTACGTGAGCCGCCACACCACCTGAAGAATGACTGGAAGAATTTCTGTTGGCGGcaatggagatttttttaatAGTCGATGGTCTAAAAGCATCTAAAGTGTCTGTGCAATGTTTGTGTTTAGCTACCTGTGGGTCTGCCAGGCGGGTGTGGTTGGGTTTTAGGTAGTAGACGATGCCCTGGGCCGCGCCGGGCAGGGTGGCACCGCGCAccagcagcacaaacagcatGACATATGGGAAGGTGGCTGTCAGGTACACCACCTAGAATGTACACAGCATCCAGGGATGTGGTCAGGACGGCACCAAGACAGGAAAAAgcgatgaaaaaacaaaacaaaacaggaaacaggaaaggaaTCTCCATTACAAATGAATGAGAGTCGTGTGCTTAAAAAAGGATGAATAAAAGAGAAAACTTTGAGAGGCGatatttttgaaacattttgtgcGACTGCCTCTTGACAAGTGCAGTAAAGTACATGACAAAGTCCTTTTTACTTAAGTTACAGTCaaacaattattttcaatttAATGCAGTTGGCAACACATCCAGCCTCTTATTTCATTGGCTGGCCACATGAAACAGTTCTAAGACACAAGTCTTCTTGTGTTTTCCAGCCACTCAGTAATTTTGGATTTCCCAGCAAtcctattttgttgtttcaccAAAGAAAGCacgaattaaaaaaaaaaaaaaaaaaaaaaaaaaaaaaaacactgtcactgCTCTGGGACTCATTCTAGCTGGCTTCATGTTTCTTTCAGGCAATTAAAACTAGAGCCTGACCATTGCTGAATATTGGgggatatcaatatcaatatctgGGGGCAAATCAACTTCCAATAATGATATACTGGCCTCTATTTCTTTTACATAATTAAACCCCACAATTGTACCAAGGATTAGTGATCAAACAGCTGTAATATATGTCTTTTAGACACATATTACTTCTTCTACACAAACCTTTTGAAAACATGTCCTGTTTCAGTAAAAACAACTAGtttacaactactacaacttcagaatgttttttttttttttcacccaacATATATGCCAATATTGACATTTCTATGGTGAGCCAATATCAGCTGATAATAAACTGGTCAGGTTTTAATAAAAACTCTTTGAAGAGATCATGGTAAAAAAGTgatcatgaataaaaaaagacagtaaGGGTGGTGTGGAGGACATCCCTTTAAATTCTTGCTACTAAATTACaaaattttccatttccttGCTCCTTCTGTCAACCTAGAAACCGTGATGCTCTTGAACATGGATTGTGAAGGACACTGTCATAATGCCACAATCTGAAGTGGGATTTAACCCAACCTGCGttcacagagagtgtgtgttctgctctcACCTTGCCGGTGGACTTGACTCCCTTCCAGACACAGAAGTAACAGACGAGCCAGATGATGGCCAGACACAGAGCCAGCCTCCAGCTGACCGGACCCAGCTCGTCTAAGTTGCTGGATAGATGGAGCACCTCACGCctaaaacatgcacacaaacaccacacaaagacacacacacgcttataAAAACATCACTGTTAATGCCTCACAGCCCAACAGGACCGGACTGCAGCTGCAAAATCAATAAGCTCAcgcaaaacactaaaaaaacacaggaagaagCAAGGGAGCAACGCTTACTCCCAAAACTCCATGACTGGGGAGGTGGCATTCTCAGGCAGGCTGCTCCCATTGGCCGTCTGGTGGTCAAACAGGACGCAAGCAtctgcagcgcacacacacacacacacaccttatttacccctaaaacatttacacaggtgaccacaaaaccacaaaatctGCTTTCATCCTCTGACAGTAACTTTGAATACTGTATCGACTGATACAGATTAATCTGGCAAATCAAAAACCTTTTCAGCTTTCCAGTTTGTAAAAGGTTTTGTTTCCATGATATGAGAAATGTcactgctgaagtgcccttgagtaAAACGCTGAACGCAGCAGTtccagggctgctgctgttgtgattGACACTGACCTTTAACCTCCACTAAATTTTGATGGAGGGCACTGGGGACATTTCCCTTCAGGGGTTAACTAAGCATTTGATCATCATTATAGTTAAAGTGCAAAGTATAGCACTTTAACATCATTATGTATAGATACAAAGTCAACTTAGAGTCATTActataaacactgtaaaaaacaaGACCGCTTCAGAAATAACTCTTCTTGCttcttcactgcattttacattacatgTCAATGGGTTGGACTTTTAAAGCTTGAACTTTTGGATGTT
The DNA window shown above is from Myripristis murdjan chromosome 2, fMyrMur1.1, whole genome shotgun sequence and carries:
- the LOC115372793 gene encoding sodium- and chloride-dependent GABA transporter 2-like isoform X1 yields the protein MKRGGVCVSLPAAVMADNPAPEQGGILLNGSQGGKLSKGSKAGKEALQARGQWASKAEFLLAVAGQIIGLGNVWRFPYLCYKNGGGVFFVPYLLFLVLCGIPLFLLETSLGQWTSLGGVSAWRTICPLFGGLGYASQMMILHGCVYYIVILAWALFYLAYSFQAELPWSHCNNTWNTNACVLFDHQTANGSSLPENATSPVMEFWEREVLHLSSNLDELGPVSWRLALCLAIIWLVCYFCVWKGVKSTGKVVYLTATFPYVMLFVLLVRGATLPGAAQGIVYYLKPNHTRLADPQVWMDAGTQIFFSYGICLGSLTALGSYNKFNNDCHKDCYLLCLLNSSTSFLAGFAIFSVLGFMAHEQGVDISEVAQSGPGLAFIAYPRAVAMMPLPQLWAVCFFLMIIMLGLDTQFVSLEALMTSVTDLYPHLIRRGRRRELLLLFICIVCFLVGLVMVTPGGLYVFQIYDHFSCSGASLLLLSICQSLAIGWVYGPERFSANIRDMIGYNPLPVFKLCWKYLTPAVCTGTFVFSLVCWSPLSLGKGLIAPGWATTLGWVLTLSSVSLLPIWAIYALATTPGTLLQRFRRLCSPDEDFLPPGKSSPSFDLTLPLTDKPKEPITDLIEAHMT
- the LOC115372793 gene encoding sodium- and chloride-dependent GABA transporter 2-like isoform X2, with amino-acid sequence MADNPAPEQGGILLNGSQGGKLSKGSKAGKEALQARGQWASKAEFLLAVAGQIIGLGNVWRFPYLCYKNGGGVFFVPYLLFLVLCGIPLFLLETSLGQWTSLGGVSAWRTICPLFGGLGYASQMMILHGCVYYIVILAWALFYLAYSFQAELPWSHCNNTWNTNACVLFDHQTANGSSLPENATSPVMEFWEREVLHLSSNLDELGPVSWRLALCLAIIWLVCYFCVWKGVKSTGKVVYLTATFPYVMLFVLLVRGATLPGAAQGIVYYLKPNHTRLADPQVWMDAGTQIFFSYGICLGSLTALGSYNKFNNDCHKDCYLLCLLNSSTSFLAGFAIFSVLGFMAHEQGVDISEVAQSGPGLAFIAYPRAVAMMPLPQLWAVCFFLMIIMLGLDTQFVSLEALMTSVTDLYPHLIRRGRRRELLLLFICIVCFLVGLVMVTPGGLYVFQIYDHFSCSGASLLLLSICQSLAIGWVYGPERFSANIRDMIGYNPLPVFKLCWKYLTPAVCTGTFVFSLVCWSPLSLGKGLIAPGWATTLGWVLTLSSVSLLPIWAIYALATTPGTLLQRFRRLCSPDEDFLPPGKSSPSFDLTLPLTDKPKEPITDLIEAHMT